The nucleotide sequence TTCTGAATCTGATATTAAGCTGGATAGATTTGTATCAATGGGGAGGCCTCACATAGCTAAACTTCTGCTTGATAAAGGCTATGTCAAATCATTAAGAGAAGCTTTTCATCTATATCTTGCCAAAGGTAGGCCGGCTTATATTGAGCGGTATAAGCTTAATTATAAAGAAGCGCTGAAGCTGATAAAAAATAGTGGGGGTATATCTGTATTAGCACATCCTGGTGAATTGTATAAGGGTATAGATCCAGAAAAACTGATAAGAGACTTGAAGATTTATGGCCTCTGTGGTATTGAAGTCTTTCATCCTTCACATGACAGTAAAGATATAAATAATTTTTATAATCTGTCAAAAAAGTATAAGTTGGTTATCTGCGGAGGGACAGATTATCACGGTAGCAATACAAAATCTGATATCAACATAGGGGCTATAGGTCTGGATTTAAATCTAACTACAAAATTTTTTAATTATTATAATAAATACAACGGGGGGCAAGTAAAATGAAATTTTCAAACTTATCCTTGCAGCTAGAATCTTCTGTAACACTAGAAATAACAGCAAAAGCAAAAAAAATGAGAGATGAAGGATTGGATGTAGTGAGTTTTGGGGCGGGTGAACCCGACTTTAACACGCCAGACAATATAATTGAAGCAGCAATAAAGGCAATGAAAAAAGGGCTAACAAAGTATACACCTGCTTCAGGTATTGTTCAGTTGAAAGAAGCTATAAGTAAGAAGTTATATAATGATAATGGCCTGCAGTATTCAACTTCACAAATTATCGTATCAACAGGTGCTAAGCAGTGCTTATCTAATTTATTTCAGGCTATTATCAATCCTGGTGATGAAGTCATAGTGCCTAGTCCTTACTGGATTTCCTACCCGGAATTAATTAAATTATATGGAGGAAAGCCGGTATTTGTAAGTGTAGCAGAAAAATGTGACTTCAAATATGGTATCGAGGACTTAGAGAGAGTTGTTACCGAAAATACAAAGGCCATACTTGTGAATAGTCCCAATAATCCTACCGGTGCAGTTTATGGAAAAGAGGAACTGGAGCAGATAGCTAAATTTGCTGAGAAATATGATTTACTAATTATCTCCGATGAAATTTATGAAAAATTAATATATGATAATGAAAAACATGTTAGTATAGCGTCACTTAGCAAAGATGCATACCACAGGACCATCATAGTAAATGGTTTATCAAAGACTTATTCTATGACAGGCTGGAGAGTAGGATACGCCGCAGGTCCTGAAAAGCTCATTAAAATTATGTCTAACATTCAAAGTCATACTACATCTAATCCTACATCAATTTGTCAGTATGCAGCTTTAGAAGCTTTAGAGGGTCCGCAAGATAAAATCCAATATATGATTAAACAATTTGAAATAAGAAGAAACTATATGGTAGATAAAATTAATAGTATAAATCATATTAGCTGCATCAATCCGCAAGGGGCCTTTTATGTAATGGTAAACATTAGTAATTTGCTAAACCGTAAAATGGGGGATTTGCTGATCAAAGACTCTTTTACTCTATCACAATTATTGCTTGAGAAGCAGTTGGTGGCTGTAATTCCTGGAGAAGCTTTTGGTGTCGGCAACTACATAAGACTATCCTATGCGACCTCGCTGGAGAATATCGAAAAAGGGCTTGCAAGAATAGAAAAATTTATTTGTGATTTAACATAAAATAATTTTTGTAAATATACAAGATATTGCTGGTATAGTGGTTTTATTTTGTTTTAATTCATGTTATATTATTAATAGATATAATTTGGAAGCAAAGGGTGATTAATAGATGGGAAAACAAATTGATCTACTTTTACCTATAACGGGTAAAGTCGTAGCATTAACAGAAGTAAATGATTATCTTTTCAACAAGAAAATAATGGGCGAAGGTGCCGCTATAAAACCTCAGGATAATTTTGTTTATTCTCCGGTAGATGGTGAAGTGGTGCTTGTATATGATGCAAAGCATGCTGTTGGAATTAAAACAGCGGAAGGTCTGCAAATATTAATACATGTCGGTATTGACTCTGTAAAACTGGAGGGTAAAGGATTTGCTTCTTATGTAAAGGTTGGTGAAAAAGTAAAAGCAGGAGATAAGATCTTATATTTCGACAGAGAATTCGTTGAAATGCAAGCTTCAACTATAACACCTTTAGTAATAACAAATTCTGAAATTATTGAAAGCATAGACATTAATTACAGGAGCACAAAGGCAAAAGAAGTGTTTATGACTGTAAACTTAAAATAGGAGGGTTAAAATGGTAAGTAGAGAAGTAATAGTTAAAAGCTCAACCGGGTTACATGCAAGACCAGCTACTTTACTGGTAAAAAAGGCTTCATCCTTTAAATCTGATATTACAATTGAACATAATGGAAAAAAAGCAAACGTTAAAAGTCTTATAGGTGTGTTATCTTTAGGTGTATCAAAAAATTCTAACATTATTATAACAGCCTCTGGAGATGATGAAACTCACGCAGTTGAAGAGTTGGTTAAACTGATAAATTCACTAGAAGATTAAAAGAGGGTGACATGAGTCCCCTCTTTTAATCTTCTATGAGAATCTTTGATTTTTGCTCTTATATATGAGGAAAGCTAAGTTTAGACCTGCTAATCCAACCAATATGTAAATAATTCTTTCAACAATGGATGAAATTTCTCCAAGAATAGAAGTGAGTTGAGCAACGAAATTAAAGTTTGCGATACCGATCAGCCCCCAATTCAAAGCCCCAATTATGACTAGAATGATTGAAATTTTGTCTAACAGACTCAATTTATACATGGTATTCCCCCTAAGAATATCTTTTTACAGTAAATTATATTAAGATTTTACATAAATATAACTAATGTAATTAATAAATTATGGTATAATACCTATGGGAAAAATATTTGATGAAATAAAAGGAGACGAGGGATGAGAAATTTATATAGTACACCACTTAACTCTAGATATGCTTCAAAAGAAATGAGTTACCTTTTTTCTGATGATATGAAATTTAAAACTTGGAGAAAGTTGTGGGTGGCTCTTGCTGAAAGTGAAAAGGAACTGGGACTTAATATTACAGAGGAGCAAATCAACGAACTTCGAAGTAATATGGATAATATAAACTATGAAGATGCGGAAATGAAAGAAAAAGAAATTAGACATGATGTTATGAGTCATGTATATGCATATGGATTGCAGTGCCCCGCAGCTAAAGGTATAATCCATCTTGGCGCTACAAGTTGTTATGTTGGAGATAACACTGACATAATAATAATGAGAGAAGCTTTATATATTATAAGAAAGAAATTAATCAATATAATTTCCTTGCTATCAAAATTTGCAGAAAAATATAAGGACTTACCTACCTTGGGTTTTACACATCTTCAGCCTGCTCAATTGACCACTGTAGGTAAGAGAGCATGTTTATGGATTCAGGATCTTGTAATAGACTTAGAGAATCTGGATTTTGTCATCAGCAAATTAAAATTAAGAGGAGCTAAGGGGACTACTGGAACACAGGCTAGTTTTATGAATCTCTTTAATGACGATGAGGAAAAAGTGAAGGCATTAGATAAACTTGTTGCAGATAAAATGGGCTTTGAAGAGACTTTTGCGGTTACTGGACAGACATATACAAGAAAAGTGGATTCTATTGTGCTTAATACGCTTTCAGAGATAGCACAGAGCGCCTATAAATTTAGTAATGACATGAGATTGCTCCAGAGTATGAAGGAAATGGAAGAGCCTTTTGAAAAAAATCAAGTTGGATCTTCTGCTATGGCCTACAAGAGAAATCCTATGAGATCTGAAAGGATTGGAGCCTTGGCTAGATATATTATAGTAGACGCCTTGAATCCAGCTATAACTGCTTCTACGCAATGGTTTGAAAGGACTTTAGATGATTCTGCAAATAAGAGATTATCCGTAGCTGAAGCTTTTCTTGCTTTAGATGGAGTCTTAGATTTGTATCTTAATGTGAGTGAAAATCTTGTGGTATATGAAAAAGTAATTGAAGCCCATGTAAATAACGAACTTCCTTTTATGGCCACAGAAAATATTCTGATGGAAGCTGTTAAACGAGGAAAAGATCGTCAAGAGCTCCATGAAAGGATAAGAGTACATTCTATGGAAGCTGCTAAGAGGGTCAAGGAAGAAGGATTAAATAACTATCTCATTGAAAGAATCATAGATGACCCTGCTTTTGGAATGTCCAAGGAAGAAATCTTAAGTATTGTAAATCCAAAAAAGTTTGTTGGAAGAGCGCCGGGACAAGTAGTTCAGTTTATAGAAGAGGTTGTTGAACCTATATTGAATGAAAATGCTGAATATCTTGGTGCGAAAGCTGAAATTAACGTTTAGTATATTTTGTATATAAATATTATAAAGCTGCTGTTCGAAATTGCGAATGAGCAGCTTTTGTATTTTTATCAATATGGTAAATATACCCAGTTTTGCTAACAGGATGTGATTTACAAATAATGGTATATTTATGCATCAAAAATAGGGTAAAAATTTTAAGATAAAAGCCAAATATTTAAGATATAATTTCAATTGAAACGCCAAGTAAAAATTTAATAAAAAATGTCGGAAAGTTGGTGTCTAAATATTAAATTTTCATTATGAATGCAAAGCTAAAGTTAGCATAAATATGTTAGATATCTGAATCCAAGTAACAACATAAGGATTATACGAACAATATGTTAATATATGGTAAATGACGCTTAAAATATTATGCGCTAAATGTATATTTAGCGCAATAATGTGGACAAGCGACATATAAAGTGGTATAATATAACAGAGGTGAATTGCCAAATGAGTAAAAATTATGATGCGGTCTTATACAGCGTGCAAGATAAAAATATAATAAGCAATTTTAAGCTTACAGATGAGGATGAGAAATTATTAATAAAATTAAAATCAGAGTTTCAAAGTAAGTCTTTTTATCCTATTATAGAAGATATATATAAACTATATAGAAGTGGATACTCAACTTCATATTTGGCAGAAGTATATAATGTAAGTATAAGACAAATACAAAGAATATTAAAAGATATGGGGTTAACTAAAGAATTGGTTGTGAAAAATATAAGCACTCCGGCTAAAAGTGAAAAAACTGTAAAAAAGACAAAGCCTGCGGCTAGTACCCTTTCGCCTTTTAGCGAATACTATTTGCTTCCTGAAAGGTTAAGGGAATTTTTAAATTATCTAGAAGTAATTAAAGCAAAATCTCCTAATACTGTAGAAGGCTACAAGATTGATTTAACTATTTTCTTTAAGTTCATGCAGTTGTACAGACGAAAATGCCCAGGTGATATGGAATTTGCAGATATTCCTATTGATGATATAGATGATGCTTTCATAAAGACAATTAAACTTACAGATTTATATGCATATCTTTCCTATGTAGAAAAAAACAGAGGTAACAGTGCCTATGCCAGAGCCAGAAAAGTTGCCTCGTTAAAATCTTTTTTCAGATATCTTTATACGAGGACAAAAATATTGGAAGAAAACCCTGCAGCGGACCTTGAAACGCCTAAAACGGATAAAAGAAATCCAATTTATTTAACTCTAAGCGAAAGTAAAGAGCTCTTGGAAGCTGTAGATGACACCTACAGGCATTCGAAGCGAGATTTTTGCATTATTACCCTTTTTTTAAATTGTGGCTTGCGTCTATCTGAATTGTGCAGCATAGATATTTCAAAAATAAAGGGAGATATTTTATCGGTAGTAGGTAAAGGCAATAAGGAGCGAACTGTCTATTTGAATAAAGCTTGCATAAGGGCTATTGAAGACTATCTGCCTGAGAGAAACAGTATGGAAATATTAGATGCTCATAAAGATGCGCTTTTTATCAGCGAAAGAAAAAGAAGGATCAGCAAACGAAATGTTGAGCTGGTAATTGAAAAATACATAGCAGCTGCTGGATTAGACAGTACTAAGTATACCCCTCATAAACTTCGTCATACAGCAGCGACTCTTATGTACAAGCATGGTAATGTAGATATCAGAAGTCTTCAAAAGATTTTGGGCCATGAAAATATTTCTACTACCCAGATATACACCCATGTTGATGACGAAAAGCTCAGGGAGGCAGTAAATCTAAATCCGTTAAATGAAATTGAATAAAAAGATTGCATCAATGGATGCAATCTTTTTTATCTCTCTTTATGGTATAAAAGCCGGGGAAAACTTCTTCCAATGTGTCGTTTTCAGGGGTATCCAACAGTTCCCTTAGACCTTCAACATCATCTATATATTCTATATCTAGTTCGTCTTCGTAACTTGTATCGTCCTCCCCCAGTTCCCATTTTTCTAAGTTTTCTATTGTTAAGTCATTATTATGTACATAAAAGTTGTTGTCAGAGATATTTATATCATCAATTTCATCGATAATAACTTCTTTATAATCATTGTTTGCAGTCTCTAGGCATTTACCGCAGTTATTGCAGATCTTTTTTGAATTCAGGTCACAGATGTTACAGGCCCCGCAGTTATCGCAGATTTTGTTCAGTGTGAATATGCAAGATTTTGACATTTAGTGCCTCCTATACTTATGTTCTATGGTCACCCTATATTATATTAAATCAAATATTTTTTTTCAACCGTGTATAAAAATTATAATATATGTCAATTATTATTAGATAGAACATAAGTTTGATATTTTCGATACTATATGGTATAATTTATATGATTGAGAGGTGTTATTAAAATGTTTGAAAACTTAAGTACAAAGCAAAGAGAAGTATACGAATTTGTTAAAAAACATACTGAAGAAAAAGGATATCCACCGGCAGTTAGAGAAATATGTGATGCTGTAGGTTTAAGCTCTACATCTACAGTACACGGACATCTAAAGAGATTGGAGAAAAAGGGTTTAATAAAAAGAGATCCTAGCAAACCTAGAGCATTAGAAATTGTTGAGTTCGCTCATCGTAAACGTGAAATGATTGATATTCCTGTTGTCGGTAAAGTTACTGCTGGTGCACCTATTCTTGCAGTAGAAAAT is from Clostridium thermarum and encodes:
- a CDS encoding PHP domain-containing protein — its product is MIYSDLHIHSSYSDGSLTPKEIIDITKSKGINCISITDHDSILSQYELSQISEEITIVPGLELSSEYNGHEIHFLGYFIDVFNTELISVLNDIHKERVERVYTIIGRLRKLGINISESDIKLDRFVSMGRPHIAKLLLDKGYVKSLREAFHLYLAKGRPAYIERYKLNYKEALKLIKNSGGISVLAHPGELYKGIDPEKLIRDLKIYGLCGIEVFHPSHDSKDINNFYNLSKKYKLVICGGTDYHGSNTKSDINIGAIGLDLNLTTKFFNYYNKYNGGQVK
- a CDS encoding pyridoxal phosphate-dependent aminotransferase, which produces MKFSNLSLQLESSVTLEITAKAKKMRDEGLDVVSFGAGEPDFNTPDNIIEAAIKAMKKGLTKYTPASGIVQLKEAISKKLYNDNGLQYSTSQIIVSTGAKQCLSNLFQAIINPGDEVIVPSPYWISYPELIKLYGGKPVFVSVAEKCDFKYGIEDLERVVTENTKAILVNSPNNPTGAVYGKEELEQIAKFAEKYDLLIISDEIYEKLIYDNEKHVSIASLSKDAYHRTIIVNGLSKTYSMTGWRVGYAAGPEKLIKIMSNIQSHTTSNPTSICQYAALEALEGPQDKIQYMIKQFEIRRNYMVDKINSINHISCINPQGAFYVMVNISNLLNRKMGDLLIKDSFTLSQLLLEKQLVAVIPGEAFGVGNYIRLSYATSLENIEKGLARIEKFICDLT
- a CDS encoding PTS sugar transporter subunit IIA, with protein sequence MGKQIDLLLPITGKVVALTEVNDYLFNKKIMGEGAAIKPQDNFVYSPVDGEVVLVYDAKHAVGIKTAEGLQILIHVGIDSVKLEGKGFASYVKVGEKVKAGDKILYFDREFVEMQASTITPLVITNSEIIESIDINYRSTKAKEVFMTVNLK
- a CDS encoding HPr family phosphocarrier protein, which encodes MVSREVIVKSSTGLHARPATLLVKKASSFKSDITIEHNGKKANVKSLIGVLSLGVSKNSNIIITASGDDETHAVEELVKLINSLED
- a CDS encoding DUF378 domain-containing protein — encoded protein: MYKLSLLDKISIILVIIGALNWGLIGIANFNFVAQLTSILGEISSIVERIIYILVGLAGLNLAFLIYKSKNQRFS
- the purB gene encoding adenylosuccinate lyase, producing the protein MRNLYSTPLNSRYASKEMSYLFSDDMKFKTWRKLWVALAESEKELGLNITEEQINELRSNMDNINYEDAEMKEKEIRHDVMSHVYAYGLQCPAAKGIIHLGATSCYVGDNTDIIIMREALYIIRKKLINIISLLSKFAEKYKDLPTLGFTHLQPAQLTTVGKRACLWIQDLVIDLENLDFVISKLKLRGAKGTTGTQASFMNLFNDDEEKVKALDKLVADKMGFEETFAVTGQTYTRKVDSIVLNTLSEIAQSAYKFSNDMRLLQSMKEMEEPFEKNQVGSSAMAYKRNPMRSERIGALARYIIVDALNPAITASTQWFERTLDDSANKRLSVAEAFLALDGVLDLYLNVSENLVVYEKVIEAHVNNELPFMATENILMEAVKRGKDRQELHERIRVHSMEAAKRVKEEGLNNYLIERIIDDPAFGMSKEEILSIVNPKKFVGRAPGQVVQFIEEVVEPILNENAEYLGAKAEINV
- a CDS encoding tyrosine recombinase XerC, whose product is MLPERLREFLNYLEVIKAKSPNTVEGYKIDLTIFFKFMQLYRRKCPGDMEFADIPIDDIDDAFIKTIKLTDLYAYLSYVEKNRGNSAYARARKVASLKSFFRYLYTRTKILEENPAADLETPKTDKRNPIYLTLSESKELLEAVDDTYRHSKRDFCIITLFLNCGLRLSELCSIDISKIKGDILSVVGKGNKERTVYLNKACIRAIEDYLPERNSMEILDAHKDALFISERKRRISKRNVELVIEKYIAAAGLDSTKYTPHKLRHTAATLMYKHGNVDIRSLQKILGHENISTTQIYTHVDDEKLREAVNLNPLNEIE